The following are encoded in a window of Centroberyx gerrardi isolate f3 chromosome 1, fCenGer3.hap1.cur.20231027, whole genome shotgun sequence genomic DNA:
- the LOC139907812 gene encoding UDP-glucuronosyltransferase 2B17-like, with translation MKVIIEELHSRGHHVSVMRSSDSWYIKETSPLYTSITLDMESGFDEDFITLMVARLLEIQREEKSAWARFKMEMEQAQKTSEIHEKTCKLIEHIFENKDLMQSLRDAKYDLVLTDPVTPSGVMLAHYLSLPLVFNVRWTSHNEGHFLIAPSPLSYVPMLGSELSDKMSFLERLLNILIFGFSEFQVTQYVTPHYVGLVEKYFGPDVDYFSLFQAADLWLMRVDFVFEFPRPTMPNVIYMGGFQCKPAKPLPQHLEEFVQSSGEHGVIIMSLGTLIGKLPHDLTDQIAAAFAKLPQKVIWRHTGDRPATLGNNTLLVDWMPQNDLLGHPKIKAFVAHGGTNGVQEAIYHGVPIVGLPLIFDQRDNLLKIEVRGAAKIIDIFTMNQDIFLQSIQEVLHEPSYRMNMQRLSRLHRDQPMKPLDQALFWIEFVMRHKGAAHLRTESYRMPWYSYHSVDVTLFLVGVVLLILGTFAALIKCLCSKLCLRTKSKHD, from the coding sequence ATGAAAGTCATTATTGAGGAACTACATTCAAGGGGCCACCATGTTTCGGTTATGCGTTCATCAGACAGCTGGTATATCAAGGAAACCTCCCCACTCTATACTTCGATTACGCTCGATATGGAGAGTGGATTTGATGAAGACTTTATAACTCTGATGGTGGCTAGACTTTTGGAAATTCAGAGGGAGGAAAAGTCTGCCTGGGCACGTTTCAAGATGGAAATGGAACAAGCACAAAAGACCTCTGAGATCCATGAGAAAACATGCAAACTGATAGaacacatttttgaaaacaaagatTTGATGCAGTCTCTACGGGATGCAAAATATGACCTGGTCCTGACCGACCCTGTCACACCAAGCGGTGTTATGCTTGCCCACTACCTTAGTTTACCCCTTGTCTTTAATGTGAGATGGACCTCTCATAATGAAGGCCATTTTTTGATTGcaccttctcctctttcttatGTTCCAATGCTAGGGTCAGAGCTATCAGACAAAATGAGCTTTCTCGAGAGACTTCTTAACATATTGATTTTTGGCTTCTCAGAATTTCAAGTCACACAGTATGTCACACCACATTATGTTGGCTTGGTTGAAAAATACTTTGGTCCAGATGTAGACTACTTCTCCCTGTTTCAAGCAGCAGACTTGTGGCTCATGAGAGTTGACTTTGTTTTTGAGTTCCCTCGCCCAACAATGCCTAATGTTATCTACATGGGAGGGTTCCAATGTAAACCTGCTAAACCTCTTCCTCAACACCTGGAGGAGTTTGTCCAGAGCTCTGGGGAACATGGAGTCATCATCATGTCTCTGGGAACTTTGATCGGAAAGCTTCCCCATGACTTAACAGATCAAATTGCTGCAGCTTTTGCCAAACTACCACAGAAAGTCATCTGGAGGCATACAGGTGACAGGCCAGCTACACTGGGCAACAACACATTACTAGTTGACTGGATGCCACAGAATGACCTTTTAGGACATCCCAAAATCAAAGCATTTGTAGCACATGGAGGAACAAATGGAGTTCAAGAGGCAATCTACCATGGAGTTCCTATAGTAGGACTTCCACTGATTTTTGATCAACGTGATAATCTGCTCAAAATTGAAGTAAGAGGAGCAGCAAAGATCATTGATATTTTTACTATGAATCAAGACATCTTTCTCCAGAGTATTCAGGAAGTCCTCCATGAACCCTCCTACAGGATGAACATGCAGAGACTCTCCAGGCTGCACAGAGATCAGCCAATGAAGCCACTGGACCAGGCCCTCTTCTGGATAGAGTTTGTCATGAGACACAAAGGTGCTGCTCACCTGCGTACAGAGTCCTACAGAATGCCTTGGTATTCCTACCACTCTGTAGATGTTACGCTCTTCTTAGTAGGAGTTGTGTTGCTTATTCTGGGGACTTTTGCTGCCTTAATTAAGTGTCTATGCTCTAAGCTGTGTTTGAGAACAAAAAGTAAACATGATTAA